One genomic window of Motacilla alba alba isolate MOTALB_02 chromosome 3, Motacilla_alba_V1.0_pri, whole genome shotgun sequence includes the following:
- the RAB23 gene encoding ras-related protein Rab-23 isoform X1 codes for MPTYRERTSKRSLLSGPILRNPDENPSRATSPSPQGRLGRTTTAAQARERLRAALTAGPPRGRGQRAGASPSGAPGPDGASGRGSRDVRPGWVGPSERIPLAFPPSPLPCAPAPPCPRRERRRPPPQGVNGEDVRLMLWDTAGQEEFDAITKAYYRGAQACVLVFSTTDRESFKAIPTWKQKVVAEVGDIPTVLVQNKIDLLDDSCIKNEEAEALAKKLKVRFYRASVKEDLNVSEVFKYLADKYLQKLKQQTAEDSEVVHTSSNKIGVFNTAGGSHSNQNSSTLNGGDVINLKPNKQRTKKNRSPFSNCSIP; via the exons ATGCCGACGTATAGGGAGCGGACCAGCAAAAGATCACTCTTGTCCGGACCTATCCTCAGGAACCCAGACGAAAACCCCTCAAGAGCAACTTCTCCCTCGCCTCAAGGCCGGCTCGGGCGCACAACGACCGCAGCCCAGGCGCGGGAGCGGCTCCGGGCAGCCCTCACCGCGGGTCCGCCGCgggggcgggggcagcgggcaGGCGCCTCCCCGAGCGGCGCCCCCGGTCCTGACGGCGCTTCCGGGCGGGGGAGCCGGGATGTGCGTCCGGGTTGGGTCGGCCCCAGCGAGCGCATTCCTCTCGCCTTCCCTCCGTCTCCTCTTCCCTGCGCCCCTGCACCGCCGTGCCCTCGGAGGgagcgccgccgcccgccccctcAGGG AGTTAATGGTGAAGATGTCAGGCTGATGTTATGGGACACTGCAGGTCAAGAGGAATTTGATGCAATAACTAAGGCCTACTATAGAG GAGCCCAGGCTTGTGTTCTTGTGTTCTCTACAACCGACAGAGAGTCCTTCAAAGCAATCCCTACCTGGAAGCAAAAAGTTGTGGCTGAAGTTGGAGACATTCCCACAGTTCTTGTGCAGAATAAGATTGATCTTCTTGATGACTCTTGCATAAAGAA TGAGGAGGCGGAAGCGCTGGCTAAGAAGCTGAAGGTGAGGTTCTACCGAGCGTCAGTGAAGGAAGACCTGAATGTGAGCGAAG TTTTTAAGTATTTGGCTGATAAATATCTTCAAAAGCTCAAGCAACAAACAGCAGAAGATTCAGAAGTAGTACATACAAGCAGTAACAAGATTG GTGTTTTTAATACAGCTGGTGGAAGTCACTCCAACCAGAATTCTAGCACTCTTAATGGTGGAGATGTCATCAACCTTAAACCCAACAAACAGAGGaccaagaaaaacagaagtccTTTTAGCAACTGCAGTATACCTTAG
- the RAB23 gene encoding ras-related protein Rab-23 isoform X2 encodes MLEEDMEVAIKVVVVGNGAVGKSSMIQRYCKGIFTKDYKKTIGVDFLERQIQVNGEDVRLMLWDTAGQEEFDAITKAYYRGAQACVLVFSTTDRESFKAIPTWKQKVVAEVGDIPTVLVQNKIDLLDDSCIKNEEAEALAKKLKVRFYRASVKEDLNVSEVFKYLADKYLQKLKQQTAEDSEVVHTSSNKIGVFNTAGGSHSNQNSSTLNGGDVINLKPNKQRTKKNRSPFSNCSIP; translated from the exons ATGTTGGAAGAAGATATGGAGGTGGCCATCAAGGTGGTAGTAGTAGGAAATGGAGCTGTTGGGAAGTCCAGTATGATTCAGCGATATTGCAAGGGGATTTTTACAAAAGACTACAAGAAAACTATTGGTGTAGATTTCCTGGAAAGACAGATCCA AGTTAATGGTGAAGATGTCAGGCTGATGTTATGGGACACTGCAGGTCAAGAGGAATTTGATGCAATAACTAAGGCCTACTATAGAG GAGCCCAGGCTTGTGTTCTTGTGTTCTCTACAACCGACAGAGAGTCCTTCAAAGCAATCCCTACCTGGAAGCAAAAAGTTGTGGCTGAAGTTGGAGACATTCCCACAGTTCTTGTGCAGAATAAGATTGATCTTCTTGATGACTCTTGCATAAAGAA TGAGGAGGCGGAAGCGCTGGCTAAGAAGCTGAAGGTGAGGTTCTACCGAGCGTCAGTGAAGGAAGACCTGAATGTGAGCGAAG TTTTTAAGTATTTGGCTGATAAATATCTTCAAAAGCTCAAGCAACAAACAGCAGAAGATTCAGAAGTAGTACATACAAGCAGTAACAAGATTG GTGTTTTTAATACAGCTGGTGGAAGTCACTCCAACCAGAATTCTAGCACTCTTAATGGTGGAGATGTCATCAACCTTAAACCCAACAAACAGAGGaccaagaaaaacagaagtccTTTTAGCAACTGCAGTATACCTTAG